In one Anaerolineales bacterium genomic region, the following are encoded:
- a CDS encoding 3-isopropylmalate dehydratase small subunit, translated as MAKNKIIRGRVWKYGDDVNTDVIFPGKYTYTVSDPKEMPQYALEDLDPRFVKEICPNDIIVAGTNWGCGSSREQAVTCLKESRLGAIVAKSIARIYYRNCINAALPALICPEAVDAIEDGETIEIDLESGSIRCAGGEFSFPPLPEAVMKIFDAGGLVPYTRQRLEQMKSPPPTNE; from the coding sequence ATGGCCAAAAACAAAATCATTCGAGGTCGAGTTTGGAAATACGGTGACGACGTCAATACCGACGTCATCTTCCCGGGCAAATACACGTATACGGTCAGCGATCCGAAAGAAATGCCGCAGTATGCCCTCGAAGATCTCGACCCGCGTTTTGTGAAAGAAATATGTCCCAACGACATCATCGTCGCAGGGACGAACTGGGGCTGCGGATCTTCACGCGAACAAGCCGTCACCTGCCTGAAGGAGAGCAGACTGGGAGCGATCGTGGCGAAGAGCATCGCCCGGATTTACTACCGCAACTGCATCAACGCAGCGCTTCCGGCTCTGATTTGCCCCGAAGCGGTCGACGCCATCGAAGACGGAGAAACCATCGAGATCGATCTCGAGAGTGGTTCGATCCGCTGCGCTGGCGGGGAATTCAGTTTCCCGCCGCTCCCGGAAGCGGTGATGAAGATCTTCGACGCCGGCGGCCTGGTGCCCTATACCCGGCAGCGGTTGGAGCAGATGAAATCCCCACCCCCGACCAACGAGTAA
- a CDS encoding isocitrate/isopropylmalate dehydrogenase family protein codes for MAKYQIAWMPGDGIGVDVMDAARIVLDALGLDAEYIPADIGWKFWCTEGEALPERTVKILNDCTCGLFGAITSKPKDEAAKELAPELQDKGFSYRSPIVRLRQIFDLYTNLRPCKAFPGNPLNYRDDIDLVVFRENTEGLYSGVEFYPLPDEVRTAMAEFSPAMSRFDGVPGAEIAISLRVITKNGATRIVRQAFEFARKFGYPTVTLVEKPNVLRETSGLMTRQAREIAAEYPDIKLWETNIDAQMMWLVKNPTDYGVLVTSNMFGDIVSDLAAQLVGGLGFASSGNIGDDFAVFEPTHGSAPKYAGQYKVNPTAMLLAVKLMLDWLGENDLAESLEQSIRKVIAAGEIRTYDLGGSSSTLDVANAVVAQL; via the coding sequence ATGGCGAAATATCAAATTGCTTGGATGCCCGGAGACGGCATCGGCGTCGATGTGATGGACGCCGCCCGTATCGTACTCGATGCGCTCGGCCTCGACGCCGAATACATTCCCGCCGACATCGGCTGGAAATTCTGGTGTACGGAAGGAGAAGCACTTCCCGAACGGACGGTCAAGATCTTAAATGATTGCACCTGTGGATTGTTCGGCGCGATCACGTCCAAGCCCAAGGATGAGGCGGCCAAAGAACTCGCCCCCGAACTGCAGGATAAAGGATTTTCCTACCGCAGCCCGATCGTGCGTCTGCGGCAGATTTTCGACCTGTACACCAATCTACGACCGTGCAAGGCGTTTCCGGGGAATCCCCTGAATTACCGCGACGACATCGATCTGGTCGTCTTTCGGGAGAACACGGAAGGACTATACAGTGGCGTCGAATTCTACCCCTTGCCGGACGAAGTACGCACCGCGATGGCGGAATTCAGCCCGGCGATGTCGCGTTTCGACGGCGTTCCTGGCGCCGAAATCGCCATCAGCCTGCGCGTGATCACCAAAAACGGCGCCACCCGTATCGTGCGCCAGGCCTTCGAATTTGCCCGGAAATTCGGCTACCCCACCGTCACCCTGGTCGAGAAGCCGAACGTACTGCGCGAAACCAGCGGGTTAATGACCCGTCAGGCGAGAGAAATCGCTGCCGAATACCCGGACATCAAACTCTGGGAGACCAACATCGACGCGCAGATGATGTGGTTGGTAAAGAACCCGACGGATTACGGCGTCCTGGTGACGTCGAACATGTTCGGGGACATCGTGTCCGATCTGGCGGCGCAGTTGGTCGGCGGGCTGGGCTTCGCTTCAAGTGGAAACATCGGCGACGATTTCGCGGTCTTCGAACCCACGCATGGATCGGCCCCGAAATACGCCGGCCAGTACAAGGTCAACCCCACGGCGATGCTGCTTGCGGTGAAATTGATGTTGGATTGGCTTGGTGAGAACGACCTGGCTGAAAGCCTGGAGCAATCCATCCGTAAAGTGATCGCAGCCGGAGAAATCCGCACCTACGACCTGGGCGGATCCAGTTCGACGCTCGACGTTGCAAACGCCGTCGTGGCGCAGCTGTAA
- a CDS encoding MmgE/PrpD family protein — MDSISREMAVFARNLTYADVPAAAKHEAKRFLLDSVGCALAATRNEDMRAMLRFTEKLGGTPEATVIGSGLRTNVPNAALMNCLLTRAMDYNDIYWEQDPSHPSDLIGAALSAAEANGKNGAETLTAIVLAYELEMRWCHAAHPGVREVGWHHATLTQFVSPLVAGKLYDLDLDQLVAAVGISGSSHFTLGGVVAGHLTNMKNTADPLAAQAGVIAALMAREGYEGPVEVIEGKEGLIEVISNVEWKTDELLKGLGEEFIITRCGYKAYPSEALTHQPISAALQARSTLGVTHDEVAEILVETTTRGADILSDPSKYKPETKETADHSLPYVIAAAIVDGNVLPNSFSDEKLKDPAILATLPKIKVVADPEIDALFPGVKRARVTITCKDGRSHTAQTDVAKGAPENPLSDEEIAAKFQANAQGIVNDDRLDEIVEATWNVDRATDIAAYMTLLISDV, encoded by the coding sequence ATGGATTCAATAAGCCGTGAAATGGCAGTATTCGCCCGAAATCTTACTTATGCGGACGTTCCCGCAGCGGCGAAGCACGAAGCCAAACGTTTCTTGCTGGACAGCGTAGGCTGTGCCCTTGCGGCTACACGAAATGAAGACATGCGGGCGATGCTGCGCTTCACGGAGAAACTCGGCGGCACGCCCGAAGCCACAGTGATCGGCAGCGGACTGCGCACCAACGTCCCCAACGCTGCCTTGATGAATTGTCTGCTTACCCGGGCGATGGATTACAACGACATCTACTGGGAGCAGGATCCCAGCCACCCCTCCGACCTCATCGGCGCCGCTCTGTCCGCCGCGGAGGCAAACGGAAAAAATGGGGCAGAGACGCTGACGGCCATCGTCCTGGCCTACGAATTGGAAATGCGCTGGTGTCATGCCGCCCATCCCGGCGTTCGTGAAGTCGGCTGGCACCACGCCACACTGACCCAGTTCGTCAGTCCGCTGGTGGCGGGTAAATTGTACGACCTCGATCTCGACCAACTCGTCGCCGCGGTCGGCATCAGCGGCAGTTCGCATTTCACCCTCGGCGGCGTCGTCGCCGGCCATCTGACGAACATGAAGAACACCGCCGATCCTCTGGCCGCGCAGGCCGGCGTCATCGCTGCACTCATGGCGCGCGAAGGCTACGAAGGGCCGGTGGAAGTGATCGAAGGCAAAGAGGGTTTGATCGAGGTCATTTCCAACGTCGAATGGAAGACGGACGAGCTGCTCAAAGGACTCGGTGAGGAATTTATCATCACCCGCTGCGGCTACAAAGCCTATCCCAGCGAAGCCCTCACCCATCAGCCAATTTCTGCAGCGCTGCAGGCGCGCAGCACACTTGGTGTCACCCACGACGAGGTGGCGGAAATCCTCGTCGAGACAACGACGCGCGGCGCCGACATCTTGTCCGATCCGAGTAAATACAAGCCCGAAACCAAAGAGACCGCAGATCACAGCCTGCCCTACGTGATCGCCGCCGCGATCGTGGACGGCAACGTGCTGCCCAATTCATTCAGCGACGAGAAATTGAAAGATCCCGCAATCCTGGCGACGCTGCCGAAAATCAAGGTCGTTGCCGATCCGGAAATCGACGCGCTCTTCCCCGGCGTGAAACGTGCTCGCGTGACCATCACCTGTAAAGATGGGCGCAGCCATACCGCCCAGACAGACGTCGCAAAAGGTGCTCCAGAGAACCCACTCAGCGATGAGGAAATCGCCGCAAAATTCCAGGCCAACGCACAAGGCATCGTCAACGATGATCGTTTGGATGAAATCGTCGAAGCGACCTGGAACGTCGATCGCGCAACGGACATCGCAGCCTATATGACGCTACTCATCTCCGATGTGTGA